A genomic stretch from Desulfolutivibrio sulfodismutans DSM 3696 includes:
- a CDS encoding zinc ribbon domain-containing protein: MPLYDFFCPACGEVFEDLCPPHGPDPACPGCGGQVRRLVSVGRGYRADADWIASVTRVVDKDNPAPHVQAFLADPSRAAYRAWMRGEKLRPLEPGEGIRRQDAAYAACETARREALARFAARRLCAA, translated from the coding sequence ATGCCGCTTTATGACTTTTTCTGCCCCGCCTGCGGGGAGGTCTTCGAAGACCTGTGCCCCCCGCACGGCCCGGACCCGGCCTGCCCGGGATGCGGCGGCCAGGTGAGGCGGCTTGTGTCCGTGGGCCGGGGATACCGGGCCGACGCGGACTGGATCGCCTCCGTGACCCGGGTGGTGGACAAGGACAACCCCGCCCCCCATGTGCAGGCCTTTCTGGCCGACCCGTCCCGGGCCGCCTACCGGGCCTGGATGCGCGGAGAAAAACTGCGGCCCCTGGAGCCGGGCGAGGGAATCCGTCGCCAGGACGCCGCCTACGCGGCCTGCGAAACGGCGCGCCGGGAGGCCCTGGCCCGATTCGCCGCCAGACGGTTGTGCGCGGCGTAG